From the Candidatus Peregrinibacteria bacterium genome, one window contains:
- a CDS encoding GDP-mannose 4,6-dehydratase, with product MRILITGGAGFVGHHIVEHFLKTTDVEIVVFDKLNYAALGFDRLRDISAYDDKRVTVLCADFCYPLTVGVKQEIGNVDYILHLGAESHVDHSITNPEPFVLSNVVGTYHILEFARSLPQLQCFFYFSTDEVFGPASEGINYREEDRHNPTNPYSATKSGGEMLVKSYRNSYQLPAIITRSMNIFGERQHPEKFIPKVINAVQSGEAISIHSNPEKTKAGSRFYIHARNVADAYSFLIQKIEEGASVIGEDFHITGEKEVDNLEMAEFIAKILEKPLHYEMTDFHSSRPGHDLRYSLDGSKIFSLGWKMPKTFEDSLEKTIRWTLGQPRWLTE from the coding sequence ATGCGCATTCTTATCACTGGTGGAGCAGGTTTTGTGGGACATCATATTGTGGAACATTTTCTCAAAACAACCGATGTCGAGATTGTTGTGTTCGATAAGCTCAATTACGCGGCGCTTGGTTTCGATCGCTTGCGCGATATTTCTGCATATGATGATAAGCGTGTCACCGTACTTTGTGCCGATTTTTGTTATCCGCTTACAGTTGGGGTAAAACAAGAAATTGGGAATGTAGATTACATTCTCCACCTTGGTGCGGAAAGCCATGTCGATCACTCTATTACGAACCCCGAGCCTTTTGTACTCAGTAATGTTGTTGGAACATATCATATTTTGGAATTTGCTCGGTCACTTCCTCAGTTGCAGTGTTTTTTCTACTTTTCTACGGATGAAGTGTTCGGTCCGGCTTCTGAGGGAATCAACTACAGAGAAGAGGATCGGCATAACCCGACAAATCCCTATTCTGCAACAAAGAGTGGTGGAGAGATGCTTGTAAAATCATACCGAAATTCATATCAATTGCCGGCGATCATCACTCGTTCTATGAATATTTTTGGCGAGCGACAACATCCCGAAAAATTTATCCCCAAGGTGATCAATGCTGTTCAAAGTGGAGAAGCTATTTCTATTCATTCCAATCCTGAAAAAACAAAAGCAGGAAGTCGTTTTTATATTCATGCGCGAAACGTGGCAGATGCCTATTCTTTTTTAATTCAAAAGATCGAAGAAGGTGCTTCGGTGATTGGCGAGGATTTTCACATTACCGGAGAAAAAGAGGTCGATAACTTGGAAATGGCGGAGTTTATTGCGAAGATTCTCGAAAAGCCGCTCCATTACGAAATGACCGATTTTCATTCTTCTCGCCCAGGACACGACCTTCGATATAGTCTCGACGGGTCAAAAATCTTCTCGTTGGGATGGAAAATGCCAAAAACCTTTGAGGACTCTCTGGAAAAGACAATTCGCTGGACACTTGGTCAACCACGCTGGTTGACAGAATAA
- a CDS encoding replication-associated recombination protein A, with protein MKKHFSFLRENIKTMVCKRRIGKIDFTEHITKIRMTDSLFSHTAKISAPLAERLRPISLTDIFGQDHLREPFQKLIASEGMISFVLWGPPGTGKTTIARIFADQKDAHFEPFSAVSEGVKRIREIAEESKNRRELLGKKTILFVDEIHALKKSQQDVLLPHLESGIFYLIGATTENPSFSLNSALLSRIRVFLLRTLSEDALRNILQHAKDTSGREVEKAAENFLIAFANGDARTLLNLLEASFLQENGMIKEKHLRKIATEKTIRYDASGDEHYWSVSAFIKSMRASDENATVYYLARMLSGGEDPRFIARRMIIFASEDIGLADPKGLLLATTAMNATEKIGMPEVRIVLSHVATYLARAPKNNDTYCAINAAMEEVAKSGNLPVPLHLRNASTNFLKTIGFGKNYEYPHNGKKNTKNLPSVLVNTNFFQKESEIESRS; from the coding sequence ATGAAAAAACACTTTTCTTTTTTGAGAGAAAATATAAAAACTATGGTGTGCAAAAGACGAATTGGAAAAATCGACTTTACAGAGCACATAACCAAAATCAGGATGACTGACTCTCTCTTTTCTCACACCGCAAAAATATCTGCGCCACTTGCAGAGCGTCTTCGCCCCATATCGCTTACCGATATATTTGGGCAAGATCACTTGCGAGAACCTTTTCAGAAACTCATTGCTTCTGAGGGGATGATTTCTTTTGTCCTCTGGGGTCCACCCGGAACAGGAAAAACAACCATCGCTCGTATTTTTGCAGATCAGAAAGATGCTCATTTCGAACCATTTTCTGCCGTTTCTGAAGGAGTCAAACGTATACGAGAAATTGCAGAAGAATCAAAAAACAGACGAGAACTTTTGGGGAAAAAAACCATTCTCTTTGTTGATGAAATCCATGCACTCAAAAAAAGCCAACAAGATGTCCTACTCCCCCATTTAGAATCGGGAATTTTCTATCTCATTGGTGCCACGACAGAAAATCCAAGTTTTTCTCTGAATAGTGCCCTCCTTTCGCGCATTCGTGTATTCCTTCTTCGAACGCTTTCAGAAGATGCTCTTCGAAATATTCTCCAACACGCGAAAGATACCTCTGGAAGAGAAGTTGAAAAAGCGGCAGAAAACTTTCTCATCGCTTTTGCCAATGGAGATGCACGAACTCTTCTAAATCTCCTAGAAGCTTCTTTTTTACAGGAAAATGGAATGATAAAAGAGAAACATCTTCGTAAAATTGCCACAGAAAAAACAATTCGATACGACGCATCAGGAGATGAGCATTATTGGAGTGTATCCGCATTTATCAAATCGATGCGAGCCAGTGACGAAAATGCCACTGTCTATTACCTCGCGAGGATGCTTTCTGGCGGAGAAGATCCGCGATTTATTGCAAGAAGAATGATTATTTTTGCGAGCGAAGATATTGGATTAGCAGATCCAAAAGGGCTCCTTCTCGCCACCACCGCTATGAACGCAACAGAAAAAATAGGAATGCCAGAGGTACGCATTGTTCTCTCACATGTCGCAACATATTTGGCTCGTGCCCCAAAAAATAATGATACCTACTGTGCCATTAATGCGGCAATGGAGGAAGTTGCAAAGAGTGGAAATCTTCCTGTTCCTTTGCATCTCAGAAATGCCTCGACAAATTTCTTAAAAACTATTGGTTTTGGGAAAAATTATGAATATCCGCATAATGGAAAGAAGAACACAAAAAATCTCCCAAGCGTTCTTGTAAACACAAACTTCTTTCAAAAAGAAAGTGAAATTGAAAGCCGTTCATAA
- the infA gene encoding translation initiation factor IF-1 produces MSKQSDVIEAEGVIEECLPNAMFRVRLTEGPFPKDHQIFAHAGGRLKKYSIRVIVGDEVTVEISPYDLTKGRIVFRKSTSSYRKKS; encoded by the coding sequence TTGTCGAAACAGAGTGATGTGATTGAAGCGGAAGGGGTTATAGAAGAATGCCTTCCTAATGCTATGTTTCGGGTTCGTCTTACTGAAGGGCCTTTCCCAAAAGATCATCAGATTTTCGCTCACGCTGGAGGAAGACTAAAAAAATACTCCATTCGCGTTATTGTGGGAGATGAGGTGACTGTTGAAATCTCTCCTTACGATCTTACCAAGGGACGAATTGTGTTCCGAAAATCAACCTCTTCCTATCGAAAGAAATCATGA
- the rpmJ gene encoding 50S ribosomal protein L36 — translation MKVRASVKKICQNCKIILRDRVVRVICKDPKHKQRQG, via the coding sequence ATGAAAGTTCGCGCCTCTGTCAAAAAAATATGTCAAAATTGCAAAATCATTCTTCGTGATAGGGTGGTTCGTGTCATTTGTAAGGACCCAAAGCATAAACAGCGACAAGGCTAA
- the rpsM gene encoding 30S ribosomal protein S13: MPTRISGITLPNKRAVIALTYVYGVGKTTAEKVLQKVGIDMNKRADSLTEEEATLIRKELESIPHEGDLRRKLQNDVKRLQEISCYRAYRHRRGLPCRGQRTRYNARTRRGRKVTIANKKK, translated from the coding sequence GTGCCAACAAGAATTTCTGGAATAACGCTTCCCAACAAAAGAGCTGTTATTGCCCTAACGTATGTTTATGGAGTAGGAAAAACAACAGCAGAAAAAGTGCTTCAGAAAGTAGGAATTGATATGAACAAGCGCGCCGATAGTCTTACGGAAGAAGAAGCAACTCTTATTCGTAAGGAACTCGAAAGTATTCCTCACGAAGGAGATCTCCGCCGAAAACTTCAGAATGATGTTAAACGGCTTCAGGAGATTAGTTGCTATCGTGCCTATCGTCACCGACGAGGACTTCCATGTCGCGGACAGCGGACTCGTTACAACGCTCGTACGAGAAGAGGAAGAAAAGTGACCATTGCGAATAAGAAAAAATAA
- the rpsK gene encoding 30S ribosomal protein S11: MPPKNSLKKGQKKRVRRTVLSGVVSILAGFNNTIITIADEEGQTISWSSAGSSGFKGSRKSTPYAAQVATEKAAETAKIATGLEKVRVLVKGVGPGREQAIRGLHASGLEIVAIIDRTPIPHGGCRAKRPRRV; encoded by the coding sequence ATGCCTCCAAAAAATTCTTTAAAGAAAGGTCAAAAGAAACGCGTTCGCAGAACAGTTCTTTCTGGCGTTGTTTCTATTCTTGCAGGGTTTAATAATACCATTATCACTATTGCGGATGAGGAAGGACAGACCATTTCGTGGTCAAGTGCGGGATCATCTGGATTTAAAGGATCTCGGAAAAGTACGCCTTACGCCGCTCAAGTCGCCACAGAAAAGGCCGCAGAAACCGCAAAAATTGCGACTGGTCTTGAAAAAGTTCGCGTTCTCGTAAAAGGTGTAGGACCAGGAAGAGAACAGGCCATTCGAGGACTTCATGCATCTGGATTGGAGATTGTTGCTATTATTGATAGGACACCCATTCCTCACGGAGGCTGTCGGGCAAAAAGACCACGGCGAGTATAA
- the rpsD gene encoding 30S ribosomal protein S4, with protein sequence MRYTGPKARLCRREGVNLFGPEKYTKITQRRASAPGVHGSARGKKLSEFGNQMREKQKAKRMYGVSEKQFQRYVSRATRSKSTTGNRLLQLLELRLDNVIYRAGFARTRMQARQFVTHGHLLINGKKVDIPSIEISVGDVVSLHERIFDSPYLSDIASLQKFAPKWLQIDVKKKTITISRLPEDDELEMAIAVHRIIEFYSR encoded by the coding sequence ATGAGATATACGGGCCCAAAAGCACGGCTTTGCAGAAGAGAGGGGGTAAACCTCTTTGGACCAGAGAAGTATACAAAAATCACCCAACGACGGGCGAGTGCCCCTGGTGTACATGGATCAGCACGAGGAAAAAAACTCTCAGAGTTTGGGAATCAGATGCGCGAAAAGCAAAAGGCAAAACGAATGTATGGAGTTTCTGAAAAACAATTTCAGCGATATGTAAGTCGTGCAACTCGCTCAAAATCCACAACTGGTAATCGACTTCTCCAACTTTTAGAACTTCGTCTTGATAATGTCATCTATCGTGCTGGTTTCGCTCGAACACGAATGCAGGCAAGACAGTTTGTTACCCATGGACACCTCTTAATCAATGGAAAAAAAGTTGATATTCCTTCAATTGAAATATCTGTTGGAGACGTCGTTTCTCTCCATGAGAGAATATTTGATAGCCCCTATCTTTCAGATATCGCCTCACTACAAAAGTTTGCTCCAAAATGGCTCCAAATTGATGTCAAAAAAAAGACCATTACCATTTCTCGACTCCCCGAAGATGACGAACTTGAGATGGCAATTGCTGTTCATCGAATTATCGAATTTTATTCCCGCTGA
- a CDS encoding DNA-directed RNA polymerase subunit alpha — protein MHIIHEEIGLPKITFQEIGKNTARFTISPLPNGYGRTLGNTLRRVLLSSVPGAAITAVRIEGVSHEYSTIPGMKESVLDFCLNLKKVAVQKHGKGIEIASLSTKREGEIFAKDIHFSSDVEYLNPDFPIAFLGKKSDGIKAEIKLDKGVGYLPAAQQQREAEEGENWIYIDATFSPVTRVRYDVSATRVGENTNLDKLEVEVETNGSLSPEDAVKFSSNILQSYFSFFQREGDLVVESDFMTSSANIAIPKEEEYDDAPQESYTPIEVLNLSPRTLNALINGEIGSIEELVKCSPAKLENLRGFGKKAMDEVRDILATRGFSLTEEEE, from the coding sequence ATGCATATCATTCATGAAGAAATCGGGCTTCCCAAAATTACTTTTCAGGAAATTGGGAAAAATACTGCCCGCTTTACAATCTCCCCCCTTCCAAACGGATACGGAAGAACACTCGGCAATACTCTTCGCAGAGTTCTTCTTTCTTCAGTACCAGGAGCCGCTATTACTGCAGTTCGCATTGAAGGTGTCTCCCACGAGTATTCTACCATTCCGGGAATGAAAGAATCTGTTCTCGACTTTTGCCTCAATCTCAAAAAGGTGGCAGTTCAAAAGCATGGAAAGGGAATAGAAATCGCTTCTCTTTCGACAAAGCGTGAAGGAGAAATTTTTGCGAAGGATATTCACTTCAGTAGTGATGTAGAATATCTTAACCCAGATTTTCCCATTGCCTTCCTCGGAAAAAAATCTGATGGAATAAAGGCTGAAATAAAATTAGACAAAGGAGTTGGCTATCTTCCTGCCGCACAACAACAGCGAGAAGCAGAAGAGGGAGAGAATTGGATCTATATTGACGCTACTTTTTCTCCGGTGACACGAGTCCGATATGATGTCTCTGCAACACGTGTTGGAGAGAATACAAATCTCGATAAGCTTGAGGTTGAAGTAGAAACAAACGGATCGCTTAGTCCTGAGGATGCAGTGAAGTTTTCTTCAAATATTCTTCAATCATATTTTTCCTTTTTCCAAAGAGAGGGGGATCTTGTTGTTGAATCAGATTTTATGACAAGCTCAGCGAATATTGCCATTCCAAAAGAAGAAGAATATGATGATGCTCCTCAAGAAAGCTATACTCCCATTGAAGTACTCAACCTTTCACCACGAACCCTCAATGCCCTCATCAATGGAGAAATCGGATCTATTGAAGAGCTTGTAAAATGCTCTCCCGCAAAGCTCGAAAATCTCCGTGGATTTGGAAAGAAGGCGATGGATGAGGTGCGAGATATCCTTGCTACTCGAGGCTTTTCTCTTACTGAAGAAGAAGAATGA
- the rplQ gene encoding 50S ribosomal protein L17, producing the protein MNHRNAHNRLGRIAKQRKALVRNLMTSLLRSGRVRTTEAKASVLVSEFDELVTTVRRQKEKREQVRTAKKVLFGEEAQRALFEKVIDNAQRSSGYTRTTRLGPRLGDSAELILVELFSSESV; encoded by the coding sequence ATGAATCACAGAAATGCTCATAATCGACTTGGCAGAATTGCAAAGCAGCGAAAAGCGCTTGTGCGAAATTTGATGACATCCCTTCTCCGCTCAGGGAGAGTCCGAACAACAGAGGCGAAGGCAAGTGTTCTTGTTTCGGAATTTGACGAGCTCGTCACCACTGTTCGTCGTCAAAAAGAAAAGAGAGAGCAGGTTCGTACTGCAAAGAAAGTTCTCTTTGGGGAAGAAGCACAGCGCGCCCTCTTTGAAAAAGTAATCGACAATGCACAACGATCCTCTGGATACACCAGAACAACTCGTCTTGGACCACGTCTTGGGGATTCCGCAGAACTTATTCTCGTAGAACTTTTTTCCTCTGAAAGCGTATGA
- the rplM gene encoding 50S ribosomal protein L13: MKTRILTTPPKERKWHLIDMNEKVLGRTATHIADLLRGKGKADFTPHIDNGDGVIVINASTIRMTGEKWSQKKYYSHSGYPGGIKEISAENLHEKDPSALLHKAVSGMIPKNKLKKDILKRLRIFPSAEHTMQAQKPEPIAL, translated from the coding sequence ATGAAAACTCGTATTCTCACCACTCCACCAAAAGAAAGAAAATGGCACCTCATTGATATGAATGAGAAAGTACTTGGTCGTACAGCAACTCATATTGCTGATTTGCTCCGAGGGAAAGGGAAAGCAGATTTTACTCCTCATATTGATAATGGAGATGGGGTGATTGTTATTAATGCCAGCACCATTCGTATGACAGGAGAAAAATGGTCACAAAAGAAATATTATTCTCATTCTGGATACCCAGGGGGGATAAAGGAGATATCCGCAGAAAATCTCCATGAGAAGGATCCATCTGCTCTGCTCCACAAAGCTGTTTCTGGAATGATTCCAAAAAATAAACTCAAGAAAGACATCCTGAAGAGACTTCGTATCTTCCCCTCTGCAGAACACACCATGCAAGCTCAAAAACCAGAGCCGATCGCTCTGTAA
- the rpsI gene encoding 30S ribosomal protein S9: MPAKKEENISEKKNTQAKSVKKEESKKEKGTLEKKTSPTPKTPKKSSDEVSKTTSSKGKQKKIRIEEKFSGRQYTLGVGKRKSATALVRLYEKGKGELFVNNQPFSQYFFDILIEKASSPMDIIGQEASFDITVKVMGGGINAQSEAVRHGIARALVLHNSEWRPLLKKAGLLTRDARVKERKKPGLKRARRAPQWKKR, encoded by the coding sequence ATGCCAGCAAAAAAAGAGGAAAACATTTCCGAGAAAAAAAATACTCAGGCAAAGAGTGTCAAAAAGGAGGAATCTAAAAAAGAGAAAGGAACTTTAGAAAAAAAGACCTCCCCTACTCCAAAAACTCCAAAAAAGAGCTCTGATGAAGTATCGAAAACAACCTCTTCAAAGGGGAAGCAGAAAAAGATTCGTATTGAGGAAAAATTTTCTGGTCGACAGTATACCCTTGGTGTAGGAAAACGAAAGAGTGCTACCGCCCTCGTTCGACTTTACGAAAAAGGAAAGGGAGAGCTTTTTGTAAACAACCAACCATTTTCTCAGTACTTCTTCGATATTCTTATCGAAAAAGCTTCTTCTCCAATGGATATTATCGGACAAGAAGCATCGTTTGATATTACGGTAAAAGTAATGGGAGGAGGAATAAATGCACAATCTGAAGCAGTTCGACATGGAATTGCTCGAGCACTTGTTCTACATAATTCAGAATGGAGACCACTTCTCAAAAAAGCAGGATTACTCACCCGTGATGCACGTGTAAAAGAGCGAAAGAAGCCAGGGCTGAAGCGTGCTCGAAGAGCACCTCAGTGGAAGAAGCGTTAG
- a CDS encoding DJ-1/PfpI family protein, whose translation MKRIVIVVAPENFRDSEYIVPYSFWKQFGASVNPSCSEKTAVGRFGYRVEIDLLLSEVREEDFDALFFVGGGGSLSYESDPHAKTLTESFVRAQKPVGAICAAPQNLLKWGLLSGKKCTGYNVDGVFEKMCAEYGAEYVHAHTITDGLFCTSSGPLATEETAIAFWNLISNKEV comes from the coding sequence ATGAAGCGAATTGTCATCGTAGTGGCACCAGAAAATTTTCGCGATTCTGAATATATTGTTCCGTACTCCTTCTGGAAACAGTTTGGGGCTAGCGTTAATCCTTCTTGTTCGGAAAAAACGGCAGTTGGGCGTTTTGGGTACAGAGTCGAAATCGATCTTCTTCTTTCTGAAGTAAGAGAAGAAGATTTTGATGCTCTTTTCTTTGTGGGAGGAGGAGGTAGTCTTTCATATGAGTCTGATCCACACGCAAAAACACTTACAGAATCTTTTGTTCGTGCGCAAAAGCCAGTTGGTGCTATTTGTGCCGCTCCGCAAAATCTTTTAAAATGGGGTCTTCTCTCTGGAAAAAAATGTACCGGTTACAATGTAGATGGTGTTTTTGAAAAAATGTGTGCAGAATATGGCGCGGAATACGTCCACGCACATACAATAACCGATGGTCTCTTCTGTACTAGCTCAGGACCACTTGCAACCGAAGAAACAGCAATCGCATTTTGGAATCTCATCTCCAATAAAGAGGTATAA
- the uppS gene encoding di-trans,poly-cis-decaprenylcistransferase, producing MKLCLHRESSPPSGLHIAIIMDGNRRWASQKSLPSAMGHRKGVQALDAIVRIATKRKDVSVLSIYALSTENLQRSPKELKNIYGLLKSYAAEKEEEFQKNDVSAFFPGNLQLIPKDIKEALETLSRKTKGGKALQLHICIAYGGKDEIIRATEKLIQRNLPVTEKNLESCLDFANTPPVDLLIRTGGKKRISNFLLWESAYAEIFFSDVLWPDFSEKNLEEALQFFAEQKRTFGK from the coding sequence ATGAAGTTATGTCTTCATAGAGAATCGTCACCACCCTCTGGTCTTCATATTGCCATTATTATGGATGGAAATCGCCGATGGGCTTCTCAAAAAAGTCTTCCGTCGGCTATGGGTCACAGAAAAGGAGTACAAGCACTTGATGCTATTGTTCGTATTGCTACAAAGCGGAAAGATGTTTCCGTACTTTCGATCTATGCACTTTCGACAGAAAATCTTCAGAGGAGTCCAAAAGAACTCAAAAATATCTATGGACTCCTCAAAAGTTATGCGGCTGAAAAAGAGGAGGAGTTTCAAAAAAATGATGTTTCTGCCTTTTTTCCAGGAAATCTTCAGCTCATTCCAAAGGATATCAAAGAAGCACTTGAAACACTCTCTAGAAAAACAAAGGGTGGAAAAGCACTTCAACTCCATATCTGTATCGCATACGGTGGGAAAGATGAAATTATTCGCGCAACAGAAAAACTTATCCAACGCAATCTTCCTGTGACAGAAAAAAATTTGGAATCATGCCTCGACTTTGCAAATACTCCTCCGGTCGATCTTCTTATTCGTACGGGAGGAAAAAAGAGAATTTCCAATTTTCTTCTCTGGGAATCTGCGTACGCAGAAATTTTCTTCTCTGACGTTCTCTGGCCAGATTTTTCAGAAAAGAACTTAGAAGAAGCCCTTCAGTTTTTTGCGGAACAGAAACGCACATTTGGAAAATAA
- the tpiA gene encoding triose-phosphate isomerase, whose translation MNIPVILTNFKTALSGTGKNALVLAKIHESVSQKTGVSIAVAVQAVDIFRISQEVCIPVFAQYCDGISYGSHTGWMLPEALREAGASGVILNHSEHRFSERKKLISAVQRAKEVGLFVCVCAETDQEGKELSEMCQADVIAVEPPELIGGDISISTARPELISHSVEQISRVPVLVGAGVKNGEDVRIAKKLGAVGVLIASGITKAENPETALLDLAEGAKG comes from the coding sequence ATGAATATTCCCGTTATCCTCACGAATTTTAAAACAGCTTTGAGTGGGACAGGAAAAAATGCTCTTGTTCTCGCAAAGATTCACGAATCTGTTTCTCAAAAAACAGGGGTTTCCATTGCTGTAGCGGTTCAAGCAGTGGACATTTTTCGTATTTCTCAAGAGGTTTGTATTCCCGTTTTTGCTCAGTACTGTGATGGTATTTCGTATGGTTCTCATACCGGATGGATGCTTCCAGAAGCTTTGCGAGAGGCGGGGGCGAGTGGTGTAATTCTCAACCATAGTGAGCATCGTTTTTCTGAGCGGAAAAAGCTTATTTCTGCCGTACAACGTGCAAAAGAAGTCGGTCTCTTTGTTTGTGTCTGCGCAGAAACAGATCAAGAGGGGAAGGAGCTCTCTGAAATGTGCCAAGCGGATGTTATTGCAGTAGAGCCTCCAGAGCTCATTGGCGGTGATATTTCTATTTCTACTGCTCGTCCAGAGCTTATTTCTCATTCCGTTGAGCAGATTTCCCGAGTTCCAGTACTCGTCGGAGCAGGGGTGAAAAATGGAGAAGATGTTCGCATTGCAAAAAAACTTGGTGCAGTGGGAGTGCTTATTGCAAGCGGAATCACAAAAGCGGAAAACCCAGAGACAGCATTGCTTGATCTAGCAGAGGGAGCGAAGGGGTGA
- a CDS encoding S-layer homology domain-containing protein: protein MKKNFFLFFVGTLFLSPLSAEAMFTDVPEVSSNYEAILYVQSRGLVQGYSDGSYQPNAKINRYDFTKIIISARFSEEDIFRCNTTEYFFSDVAQGQWFTPYICTAKKNGIISGFGDDTFRGEENVTMYEALKIIFETYEVDTSSYEKPEQEWYEKYIDDAKSTGLLVDASHEANDTITRGNMAELIFRQEVPINEKAMPKETPTAKEAPSHSEAESMNEVFRGLD from the coding sequence ATGAAAAAAAATTTCTTTCTTTTTTTTGTGGGTACGCTCTTTCTTTCGCCACTCAGTGCAGAAGCAATGTTCACAGATGTTCCAGAGGTTTCTTCCAATTATGAAGCCATTTTATATGTTCAGTCTCGCGGACTCGTACAGGGATATTCTGATGGCAGTTATCAACCAAACGCAAAAATTAACCGCTACGATTTTACCAAAATTATTATTTCGGCACGTTTTTCCGAGGAGGATATTTTTCGTTGCAACACCACGGAATATTTCTTTTCTGATGTTGCACAAGGACAGTGGTTCACACCATATATTTGCACCGCCAAAAAGAATGGAATCATTAGTGGATTTGGAGATGATACTTTTCGAGGAGAAGAAAACGTGACCATGTATGAGGCGCTTAAAATTATTTTCGAAACTTATGAAGTCGATACGTCCTCATACGAAAAACCCGAACAAGAGTGGTATGAAAAATACATAGACGACGCCAAATCGACAGGACTCTTAGTGGATGCCTCTCACGAGGCAAATGACACTATTACTCGAGGAAATATGGCAGAACTTATTTTTCGCCAAGAAGTGCCCATCAATGAAAAAGCGATGCCAAAAGAAACACCAACAGCAAAAGAGGCTCCTTCACATTCCGAAGCAGAATCCATGAATGAAGTATTTCGGGGTCTCGACTAG
- a CDS encoding transposase, with amino-acid sequence MATRNKTEFEANNIYFITFTICEWQKILTSQKYFDLFYEWFDHQKEKYQNKIHGYVIMPNHFHGLIYISDKSPPIPKLIQNAKRFMAYKISKYLLEDNKQDILELFSQAARREKGARHKVFEDRYDSKIMSNADLYHQKLNYIHNNPCKPPWNLADTPERYTHSSALNYEKGIGHYDVDVLYE; translated from the coding sequence ATGGCTACTCGTAACAAAACAGAGTTTGAAGCAAATAACATCTATTTCATCACGTTTACCATTTGCGAGTGGCAAAAAATACTCACCTCTCAGAAATACTTTGATCTCTTTTATGAATGGTTCGATCATCAAAAAGAAAAATACCAAAACAAGATTCATGGATACGTCATCATGCCCAATCACTTTCATGGTCTCATTTATATCTCAGATAAATCTCCACCAATCCCTAAGCTTATCCAAAATGCAAAACGCTTTATGGCATACAAGATTTCAAAATATTTATTGGAAGACAACAAACAGGATATTTTAGAATTATTCTCTCAAGCAGCCAGAAGAGAAAAAGGAGCAAGACATAAAGTCTTTGAAGACAGATACGACTCTAAGATAATGAGTAACGCAGACCTGTATCATCAAAAACTAAATTATATTCACAACAACCCTTGTAAACCTCCTTGGAATTTAGCAGATACTCCCGAACGATATACCCACTCCAGTGCCTTGAATTATGAAAAAGGAATAGGACATTATGATGTTGATGTTCTATATGAATAA